One genomic segment of Ictalurus punctatus breed USDA103 chromosome 4, Coco_2.0, whole genome shotgun sequence includes these proteins:
- the tango6 gene encoding transport and Golgi organization protein 6 homolog, protein MTTALITALSILTKPIREANSTGAQTTQQEVLVSALQRNQLELKRMLDGGELEDARCLLEEVRSETQWFCAHTEDLTWSFAQECLLLLLCLSRHLSRMVEAFNRDSSPVVPKPCAPEAAPPLPPDVLSVAQQKTLGTVLQFLVTLGLCPYLVPGVGVSLALRSAFGVAVEGAVHRDVAPPCERRLLITTTVFLEVAALSSLATLVFTRHLGDLMAALCQLGYRPRRPEGDSAEINKGLTVEERKMCKQELQSLLGRVYQPIAIKELLVLQGGPKAVPGSRLPQAPPWLRRLCGHLLSERLMQPHGVQAVVRAILEGSGGGDSDWRKCDAVAKILVTCPQQSLSAESYYSQVCPQVLDLLHFKDKITALQFQRVATRVALTMVDDQPEFAQRFLLSPLLLPLQHCASVPEAAYVTGEEVVPESELTCCVEDVYKIYVVGNSPSGILLSALGEVIPTIVSLFCYTKQNVSHLRTPCQEILQWYLSHVEQSSVLLLLKHLCVMPGSGDGGGGGVAPGYHFSPGSEGGVRLTRKDPVSDEDDALYEKVSGDQWKVECVIQILAEMKDTDLPGEFFLFLLQDLTDLAAEQLEPEKGVDTSSMTLLELEKHLTGCVSGYGQRLALLQTLAVMCEILPHTQLLRKATQVVSFIEAMLQRACVGLEHGSESSVESQTLSMGMGLVATLLSGAAQLIPEDYSSMARLLDPLEQISQQHPEPVIQELASDLRATIATRGAYQSDSVNNAAQCYSHSGYAKRKNQVPSQNKGNPVKPSETSESPKAVRQNIEKLHVSQQSSKVTSTCCSGSAQSTASVPSHSQNTAHLGTASTSAQVREQAQSFQHRDERNGKSFRPKPAASTHTSASTSPTAPTPKKVFSEWLLEACDPDVPTRAIALRALTQCVKARNKEALEARDKLLMIFLENLEHEDSFVYLSAIQGLVLLADSFPDQILQRLLAEYQAAPSGAASSSRGRCLETRLKLGEALMRASRAMGDLAPHYGRPLIGAFLSGTRDEDSSVRASCLSNLGELCQRLNFSLGSLAQELSMCLTTLIKTEKEAEVRRAAVHVIALLLRGLSDKTTQVLGDVLLELYRALKWVVRSDSDEVAVLHAQLALEELDDVMRKFIFPQQKFEKKIVVLP, encoded by the exons AAGCCAATTCGACTGGTGCACAAACAACCCAACAGGAAGTGCTTGTGTCCGCGCTCCAGAGGAACCAGTTGGAACTGAAGCGAATGTTAGATGGCGGAGAGCTGGAGGATGCCCGCTGTTTACTGGAGGAAGTCAGGAGCGAGACACAGTGGTTCTGTGCTCACACTGAGGACCTAACCTGGAGCTTTGCACAGGAATGCCTCCTTCTGCTGCTCTGCTTGTCGCGCCACCTCAGCAGGATGGTGGAGGCTTTTAACAGAGACTCAAGTCCTGTTGTTCCAAAACCCTGTGCTCCAGAGGCAGCTCCGCCATTACCTCCGGATGTCCTTAGTGTAGCTCAACAGAAGACCTTAGGCACCGTGCTACAGTTTCTTGTCACCCTGGGCCTGTGTCCGTACTTGGTACCTGGAGTGGGAGTGAGTCTGGCTCTGCGCTCTGCGTTTGGAGTTGCTGTGGAGGGAGCAGTGCATCGTGATGTGGCCCCACCCTGTGAACGCAGGCTTCTCATAACCACTACCGTTTTTCTTGAGGTGGCTGCACTGTCATCCCTGGCCACTCTGGTCTTTACTCGCCACCTGGGTGACCTGATGGCAGCACTTTGCCAGTTAGGGTATCGGCCTCGTCGGCCTGAAGGAGACAGTGCAGAGATTAATAAG ggCCTCACTGTGGAAGAGCGGAAGATGTGCAAACAAGAACTTCAGAGTCTTCTGGGAAGAGTTTATCAGCCAATTGCTATAAAGGAACTGCTGGTTCTTCAAGGGGGCCCTAAG GCGGTTCCAGGCTCCAGGCTGCCTCAGGCTCCCCCCTGGTTGAGGCGTCTTTGTGGTCACCTGCTCTCTGAGAGGTTGATGCAGCCACACGGGGTCCAAGCGGTGGTCAGAGCCATCTTGGAGGGATCGGGAG GTGGAGACTCAGATTGGAGAAAATGTGATGCTGTAGCCAAGATACTGGTGACTTGCCCCCAACAGTCGCTCTCTGCTGAGAGTTATTACAGTCAAGTGTGCCCACAG GTTCTAGATCTTCTCCATTTCAAGGACAAGATAACAGCACTGCAGTTCCAGCGAGTGGCCACCAGGGTGGCCCTCACCATGGTGGACGATCAGCCTGAGTTTGCCCAACGCTTTCTACTGTCTCCTCTCCTCTTACCCCTACAGCACTGTGCATCAGTcccag AGGCGGCATATGTTACAGGAGAGGAGGTAGTACCCGAGTCTGAGCTGACCTGTTGTGTGGAGGATGTGTACAAA ATCTATGTGGTGGGTAACAGCCCATCAGGAATACTGCTAAGTGCTCTGGGCGAAGTAATTCCCACAATCGTCAGCCTGTTTTGTTACACCAAACAAAATGTCTCTCACCTACG CACCCCCTGTCAGGAAATCTTGCAGTGGTACCTGTCTCATGTGGAGCAGTCATCAGTACTTTTACTGCTCAAACACCTGTGTGTCATGCCGGGGAGTGGAGATGGAGGTGGGGGTGGTGTTGCACCTGGATACCATTTCTCACCTGGCAGTGAAGGAGGCGTCAGACTCACCCGAAAAGACCCAGTCAG TGATGAGGATGATGCTCTGTATGAGAAAGTGTCAGGGGATCAGTGGAAAGTGGAGTGTGTTATACAGATCTTGGCTGAGATGAAGGACACCGACCTGCCTGGAGaattcttcctcttcctcctgcaG GATCTGACAGACTTAGCAGCAGAGCAGCTGGAGCCCGAAAAGGGAGTAGACACATCTTCCATGACGTTGCTGGAGTTGGAGAAACACCTCACAGGGTGTGTGAGTGGCTATGGTCAAAGGCTGGCTCTCCTACAGACTCTGGCTGTTATGTGTGAGATTctgccacacacacagctactgCGTAAGGCCACCCAG GTTGTGAGCTTCATAGAGGCCATGCTACAGAGGGCATGTGTAGGTCTAGAACATGGCTCAGAGAGCTCAGTTGAGAGTCAGACTCTGAGTATGGGAATGGGGTTGGTGGCCACTCTGCTGTCTGGAGCTGCACAG CTGATTCCAGAGGACTACTCTTCCATGGCTAGGCTGCTGGATCCTTTGGAGCAGATTTCACAGCAGCACCCAGAGCCGGTGATCCAAGAGCTGGCATCAGATCTGCGGGCTACCATAGCTACACGAGGGGCTTATCAGTCAGACTCTGTGAATAATGCTGCCCAATGCTACAGCCATAGTGGTTATGCTAAAAGAAAGAATCAGGTACCAAGCCAGAACAAAGGAAATCCTGTCAAACCTAGTGAAACCTCAGAGAGCCCAAAAGCTGTTCGTCAAAACATTGAGAAGCTGCATGTCAGTCAACAGTCATCTAAAGTTACATCTACCTGCTGTTCAGGGAGCGCACAGTCCACTGCCTCGGTTCCTTCACATTCCCAAAATACAGCACATCTTGGCACAGCTAGCACATCTGCACAAGTGAGGGAGCAGGCCCAGAGTTTTCAGCATAGAGatgaaagaaatggaaaatcATTTAGACCGAAGCCTGCTGCCAGCACACACACGTCTGCTTCCACTTCTCCCACTGCTCCCACTCCAAAGAAGGTCTTCTCTGAGTGGCTGCTGGAGGCCTGTGACCCCGATGTGCCCACCCGGGCCATCGCATTGCGGGCACTCACCCAGTGTGTAAAAGCGAGAAACAAAGAGGCACTAGAGGCCCGCGACAAGCTTCTGATG ATATTtttggagaacctggagcatgAAGACTCATTTGTGTACCTTTCTGCCATTCAAG gcctgGTCCTGTTGGCTGATTCATTTCCTGACCAGATCCTGCAGCGGCTGTTGGCCGAGTATCAGGCAGCTCCAAGTGGTGCGGCTTCCTCCAGCAGGGGGCGATGTCTGGAGACACGCCTCAAGCTGGGGGAGGCTTTGATGAGAGCCAGTAGAGCCATGG GTGACCTTGCACCACACTATGGCCGCCCATTGATTGGGGCATTCCTGAGTGGCACACGAGACGAGGACAGCAGCGTTCGTGCCAGCTGCCTATCCAACCTGGGAGAGCTGTGCCAGCGCCTAAATTTCTCCCTCGGCTCACTGGCACAGGAG TTGAGCATGTGTCTCACAACCCTGATAAAGACGGAAAAAGAGGCAGAAGTGCGGAGAGCTGCAGTCCACGTGATTGCTTTACTACTGAGGGGCCTCAGTGATAAAACCACTCAG GTTCTAGGAGATGTTCTTTTGGAGCTGTATCGCGCTTTGAAGTGGGTGGTGCGCTCTGACTCTGATGAGGTGGCTGTACTCCATGCGCAACTGGCCCTGGAAGAACTTGATGATGTCATGAGGAAATTCATTTTCCCTCAGCAGAAATTTGAAAAGAAGATTGTGGTTTTGCCCTGA
- the has3 gene encoding hyaluronan synthase 3 yields MPSRCGTAVRIFITTLFAAVVLFAILLAYVTGYQFIHTEQHHLSFGLYGAILSLHLLLQSLFAYLEHRRMRAPSRLQHLHCTVALCIAAYQEDPDYLRKCLRSVRRISFPTLKVVLVVDGNRPEDAYMMDIFQEVMGGTEQAGCMVWKGNYHSNGAKGTGTGSVNMEEAIRVARIVHSCRYSCIMQEWGGKREVMYTAFKALGNSVDYVQVCDSDTVLDPACTIELLKVLEEDPKVGGVGGDVQILNKYDSWISFLSSVRYWMAFNVERACQSYFGCVQCISGPLGMYRNSLLQQFLEPWYHQTFLGSKCSFGDDRHLTNRVLSFGYKTKFTARSQCQTETPTHYIRWLNQQTRWSKSYFREWLYNALWFHKHSLWMTYESVVTGFFPFFLVATVIHLFYRGRLWNILLFMLTVQLVGMVKATYACFLRGSLVMIFMSLYSLLYMSSLLPAKIFALLTINKAGWGTSGRKKIVVNLIGAVPVTVWALLLLGGVAYTIYCETQEPFSETEKVLLISGVILYACYWLILLVLYLAIVAKRCNKREEQYHLPYSEA; encoded by the exons ATGCCCTCTCGCTGTGGAACAGCGGTGCGGATCTTCATCACCACTCTATTTGCAGCTGTGGTGCTCTTTGCCATCCTGCTGGCCTATGTGACTGGCTACCAGTTCATCCACACTGAGCAGCACCACCTTTCCTTTGGCCTGTATGGTGCCATCCTGTCACTACATCTGCTGCTGCAGAGCCTCTTTGCTTACCTGGAACACCGGCGTATGCGAGCACCTTCACGGCTACAGCACCTGCACTGCACTGTTGCTCTTTGTATTGCTGCTTACCAGGAGGACCCGGACTACCTACGCAAATGCCTGCGCAGTGTGCGCCGCATCTCCTTCCCCACTCTAAAAGTGGTGCTTGTTGTAGATGGTAACCGACCCGAGGATGCCTACATGATGGACATCTTCCAGGAGGTAATGGGGGGAACAGAGCAGGCTGGATGCATGGTGTGGAAGGGGAATTACCATAGCAATGGGGCCAAAGGCACAGGTACAGGCTCAGTGAATATGGAGGAGGCTATTCGGGTGGCCAGGATAGTGCACAGCTGCCGCTACTCCTGCATCATGCAGGAGTGGGGCGGGAAGAGAGAAGTGATGTATACGGCTTTCAAAGCACTGGGGAACTCTGTGGATTATGTGCAG GTATGTGATTCGGACACAGTTCTGGATCCAGCCTGCACAATTGAGCTGTTGAAGGTTCTGGAGGAGGACCCAAAGGTCGGCGGAGTAGGAGGAGATGTACAG ATACTGAACAAATATGACTCCTGGATATCTTTTTTAAGCAGTGTCAGGTACTGGATGGCCTTCAACGTGGAGCGTGCCTGCCAATCGTACTTTGGCTGTGTTCAGTGTATCAGTGGGCCTCTGGGCATGTATCGCAACTCCCTCCTCCAGCAGTTCTTGGAGCCCTGGTACCACCAGACCTTCCTGGGCAGCAAGTGTAGCTTTGGTGATGACCGGCACCTTACCAACCGAGTGCTCAGCTTCGGCTACAAGACTAAGTTTACTGCACGCTCACAGTGCCAGACTGagacacctactcactacatcCGCTGGCTCAACCAGCAGACCCGCTGGAGCAAGTCGTACTTCCGGGAATGGCTCTACAATGCTCTCTGGTTCCACAAACACAGCCTCTGGATGACCTATGAGTCTGTGGTCACTGGATTCTTTCCCTTTTTCCTGGTGGCTACAGTAATCCATTTGTTCTACCGTGGACGGCTGTGGAATATTCTGCTGTTCATGCTAACAGTTCAGCTGGTGGGAATGGTGAAGGCCACCTATGCCTGCTTCCTAAGAGGCAGCCTGGTCATGATCTTTATGTCCCTCTATTCCCTGCTGTACATGTCTAGCCTCTTGCCAGCTAAGATCTTTGCCCTGTTGACAATCAATAAAGCAGGCTGGGGCACATCTGGGAGGAAGAAGATTGTGGTGAACTTAATTGGGGCTGTACCTGTAACTGTTTGGGCACTTCTTTTGCTTGGTGGAGTAGCTTACACAATTTACTGTGAGACGCAGGAACCTTTTAGTGAAACTGAGAAGGTCCTGCTCATTAGCGGGGTCATCCTCTATGCCTGCTACTGGCTTATACTTCTGGTGCTCTATTTGGCTATAGTGGCCAAGCGCTGTAACAAGAGGGAGGAGCAGTATCACCTGCCCTATTCTGAAGCCTAG